Proteins from a single region of Methanotorris igneus Kol 5:
- a CDS encoding glycosyltransferase family 2 protein encodes MIAVIPMFNEERNILKVLRDLEELGIDAVVVDDGSKDNSSKIVEEFSKKSKNRIYLIKKEKNEGKARALKDGTEFALKLNPDYIIYMDGDYQHKPKDIPKMIEKLKKENADAVFGIRKYKHIPFHRQISNFLASLIMSLVVTFYSGKIYIFRDIQCGYRIIKAKFLKDVYFGEGYSVEHLIALQLAKNRAKIVEEYVDIEYHPDATSYITTKKILDVAKEVAKFVLKGLPKNESKTWILLCFFHKIHQIIKSITLL; translated from the coding sequence ATGATTGCTGTTATCCCTATGTTCAATGAGGAGAGGAATATCTTAAAAGTTTTGAGGGATTTGGAAGAATTGGGGATTGATGCGGTTGTTGTGGATGATGGGAGTAAAGATAACTCCTCAAAAATCGTGGAAGAATTCTCAAAAAAATCAAAGAATAGGATATACTTAATAAAGAAAGAAAAAAACGAAGGGAAGGCAAGAGCATTAAAAGATGGAACAGAATTTGCATTAAAACTAAACCCCGACTACATAATCTATATGGATGGGGATTATCAGCATAAACCAAAAGACATTCCAAAAATGATAGAAAAATTAAAAAAAGAAAATGCAGATGCGGTTTTTGGAATTAGAAAGTATAAACACATTCCATTCCACAGGCAGATATCTAATTTTTTGGCAAGTTTAATAATGTCACTTGTAGTTACGTTCTATTCGGGAAAAATTTACATCTTTAGGGATATTCAGTGTGGATATAGAATAATAAAGGCGAAATTTTTAAAAGATGTTTATTTTGGGGAAGGGTATAGTGTTGAACATCTAATTGCCCTACAACTTGCAAAAAATAGGGCAAAGATTGTTGAGGAATATGTAGATATTGAGTACCATCCAGACGCAACTTCATACATAACAACTAAAAAGATTTTGGATGTTGCAAAAGAAGTTGCAAAGTTTGTTTTAAAGGGGCTTCCAAAAAATGAGTCAAAAACATGGATTTTATTATGTTTCTTTCATAAAATTCATCAAATAATAAAATCAATAACCCTCCTTTAA
- a CDS encoding radical SAM protein yields MRFLILDGYTDEPAGLGVPPYIGIYPRYIAGVLDKFNQEVHYITIDKLREIRGTFDFNKFDAIIAICGFHTPGKYLTANPATLREIVSLLYNFKGLKILAGPAATKFGSSIEGGTIKDESKLKAFFDIIIEGDAEAVLHDYFLNNCKIENIDTKRLRTYDELREFAIRGAKIVKQHPSYPYIIAEIETYRGCARALSGGCSFCTEPRRFGTPNYRDAKDIIEEIKALYSYGIKYFRIGRQPCIFSYKSKESEKEEVPKPNVEEIEKLFKGIWNVVNPEVLHIDNANPAVIARHEEESREVAKILVRYCTGGNVAAFGVESFDEKVIKKNNLLTTPEDVLKAVEILNEIGGKRSETGLPYLLPGINLLYGLRGETKETFRINYEYLKEIYDRGLMLRRINIRQVVPFFGTELTIKDVEKAKKRKSLFLSFKEKVRKEIDNPMLKRVVPKGTILKNVFVEVKERDDLFFGRQFGSYPILVGIKEKNLKIGEFVDVEVIDYGRRSITAKKLL; encoded by the coding sequence ATGAGGTTTTTAATTTTAGATGGCTATACTGATGAGCCAGCAGGATTAGGAGTTCCCCCTTACATAGGCATATATCCAAGATACATTGCAGGTGTATTAGATAAATTTAACCAAGAAGTGCATTATATAACTATCGATAAATTGAGAGAAATTAGAGGAACGTTTGATTTTAATAAATTCGATGCAATAATTGCTATTTGTGGATTTCACACACCAGGAAAGTATTTAACTGCAAATCCCGCAACATTGAGAGAAATTGTCTCTCTGCTTTATAACTTCAAAGGCCTAAAAATTCTTGCAGGACCAGCGGCAACAAAATTCGGCTCATCCATTGAAGGAGGAACCATAAAAGATGAGAGTAAATTAAAGGCATTCTTTGATATTATCATAGAAGGAGATGCTGAGGCAGTTTTGCATGATTATTTTTTGAATAATTGCAAAATTGAGAATATCGATACAAAAAGATTAAGAACCTACGATGAGTTAAGAGAGTTTGCCATTAGAGGGGCAAAGATAGTTAAGCAACACCCTTCTTATCCATACATAATTGCTGAGATTGAAACCTATAGGGGATGTGCAAGGGCTTTGAGTGGGGGATGTAGTTTTTGCACAGAGCCAAGGAGATTTGGAACTCCCAACTATAGAGATGCAAAGGACATAATTGAGGAAATTAAAGCTTTATATAGTTATGGAATTAAATACTTCAGAATTGGAAGGCAACCATGCATATTCTCATATAAATCAAAAGAAAGTGAAAAGGAAGAAGTTCCAAAGCCAAATGTGGAAGAGATTGAGAAACTTTTTAAGGGCATTTGGAATGTGGTAAATCCAGAGGTTTTGCATATAGACAATGCCAATCCTGCTGTAATAGCAAGACATGAAGAGGAAAGCAGAGAAGTTGCAAAAATTTTGGTTAGATATTGCACTGGAGGAAATGTTGCTGCATTTGGTGTGGAGAGTTTTGATGAAAAGGTTATTAAAAAGAACAACCTCCTAACAACACCGGAGGATGTTTTGAAAGCAGTGGAAATATTGAATGAAATTGGAGGAAAAAGGAGTGAGACAGGATTGCCCTACCTCCTACCTGGAATCAACTTACTTTATGGATTAAGAGGAGAAACAAAAGAAACATTTAGAATAAACTATGAATATTTAAAGGAGATTTATGACAGAGGTTTAATGTTGAGAAGGATAAATATAAGGCAGGTGGTTCCATTCTTTGGAACTGAATTAACCATTAAAGATGTTGAAAAAGCCAAAAAAAGAAAAAGTTTATTTTTAAGTTTTAAAGAAAAGGTTAGAAAGGAAATCGATAATCCAATGCTAAAAAGGGTGGTTCCAAAAGGAACAATATTAAAAAATGTTTTTGTTGAGGTTAAGGAGAGAGATGACTTATTCTTCGGTAGGCAATTTGGTAGTTACCCCATTTTGGTTGGAATAAAAGAGAAAAACTTAAAAATTGGAGAGTTTGTTGATGTTGAAGTTATTGATTATGGAAGAAGGTCAATAACAGCAAAAAAGTTATTATAG
- a CDS encoding SLC13 family permease, protein MVRINIDETIFLFFIFISILFLIFLIKPIEILDIVEWKTIFSLFYMLVVVNLLKDCGFLEWISLKIIEKTNRIFIVLILLTLLLSMFVTNDIALFVIIPITLIMTKYCNINLRKILMLEGISANIGSALTPFGNPQNLFIYYHYNLNLMEFIINMIPFEILGILILIPFLEFKKMNVDVNTVKTQKFKKEWLSYLAIFLLVIASILGIFNYIYLLPVILPIAFIKRIKIDYLFILTFCALFIDIEGLKRLGVIELFKISYENDILTMIYASLLSQIISNVPTTILLSNIYNNWLPIAYGVNVGGNGTLIASFANLITLRLSDGKISAIKFLMFGILVYILHLIALIIYFYVKNRFLI, encoded by the coding sequence ATGGTTAGAATTAACATTGATGAGACAATATTTTTATTTTTTATCTTTATTTCAATATTATTTTTAATCTTCCTAATAAAACCAATTGAGATATTGGATATCGTAGAGTGGAAGACAATTTTTAGTTTATTTTACATGTTGGTGGTTGTGAATCTTTTAAAGGATTGTGGGTTTTTAGAATGGATTTCTTTGAAGATAATAGAAAAAACAAATAGAATTTTCATTGTTCTAATTTTATTAACCCTACTACTCTCTATGTTTGTAACAAATGACATTGCACTCTTTGTTATAATTCCAATAACTTTAATTATGACAAAATACTGCAACATCAACCTAAGAAAAATTCTTATGCTTGAAGGGATTTCAGCAAACATTGGGAGTGCTTTAACCCCTTTTGGAAATCCGCAGAATTTATTCATCTATTATCACTACAATTTAAATCTTATGGAGTTCATAATAAACATGATACCATTTGAAATTTTAGGTATTTTGATTTTAATCCCATTTTTGGAATTTAAAAAGATGAATGTTGATGTAAATACAGTAAAAACCCAAAAATTTAAAAAAGAGTGGTTGAGTTATTTAGCAATATTTCTGCTTGTTATTGCATCAATCTTGGGCATTTTTAATTATATCTATTTATTGCCAGTAATCCTTCCCATTGCATTCATTAAAAGAATAAAGATTGACTACCTCTTCATTTTAACATTTTGTGCATTGTTTATTGATATTGAAGGTCTGAAAAGGTTAGGAGTTATAGAGTTGTTTAAAATTAGCTATGAAAACGACATATTAACTATGATATATGCATCATTATTATCTCAGATAATCTCAAACGTCCCAACAACTATTTTATTATCAAATATATACAATAATTGGCTACCAATTGCCTATGGAGTGAATGTTGGAGGAAATGGGACTTTAATTGCTTCCTTTGCAAATTTAATAACTTTAAGGTTATCAGATGGAAAGATAAGTGCTATTAAGTTTTTAATGTTTGGAATTTTAGTTTATATTTTGCATTTAATTGCGTTGATTATCTATTTCTATGTAAAAAATAGATTTTTAATTTGA
- a CDS encoding D-glucuronyl C5-epimerase family protein, with protein sequence MLKNIKRYIVIPIAILSLALSFIFGYFTGISQITYSENPIIQYIENPKPFTVENVNMPVTYYGTINGKYIGYQITPHNVNDEARKCFYKYLKLKNEDQEKAKNCLKRGLFLTEYLISQSEEETVNLNGTNITFIIWRYNFDYPEYNLSKGWAGSLCQAGCLKTLYLAYNTTGDERYLILANKALNAFKVPVERGGLLKIRKRNNKTYYWYPEYASNNPPYVLNGFITSVIWIGEFANKTNNKNANFLYREGVKSIKAFISDYDDNDWSYYDALGHRCNKHYEHLHRLQMLWLYNLTKDEIFLKYYNKWKE encoded by the coding sequence ATGCTTAAAAATATTAAAAGGTATATTGTGATACCTATTGCAATATTATCATTGGCATTATCATTTATTTTTGGTTATTTTACTGGAATTTCCCAGATAACATATTCTGAAAATCCAATTATTCAATATATTGAGAATCCAAAACCATTTACAGTTGAAAATGTCAATATGCCAGTAACTTATTATGGAACTATAAATGGAAAATACATAGGCTATCAAATAACTCCCCACAATGTAAATGATGAAGCAAGGAAATGTTTTTATAAATATCTTAAATTAAAAAATGAAGATCAAGAAAAAGCAAAAAATTGTTTAAAGAGGGGTTTATTTTTAACCGAATATTTAATATCTCAATCAGAAGAAGAAACCGTTAATTTAAATGGAACAAATATTACCTTTATTATTTGGAGGTATAATTTTGATTATCCAGAGTATAATTTATCAAAAGGATGGGCAGGCTCATTATGTCAGGCAGGATGTTTAAAAACATTATACTTGGCATATAACACAACTGGGGATGAAAGATATTTAATATTGGCTAATAAAGCATTAAATGCCTTTAAAGTTCCAGTTGAGAGAGGAGGGTTATTAAAAATAAGGAAAAGAAATAATAAAACTTACTATTGGTATCCAGAATATGCATCAAATAACCCACCTTATGTTTTAAATGGGTTTATAACTTCTGTTATATGGATTGGGGAATTTGCAAATAAAACCAACAATAAAAATGCAAATTTTTTATATAGAGAGGGGGTTAAATCAATAAAAGCTTTCATTTCTGATTATGATGATAATGATTGGAGTTATTACGATGCTTTAGGCCATAGGTGCAATAAACATTATGAACATCTTCATAGATTGCAAATGTTATGGCTTTATAATTTAACTAAGGATGAAATATTTCTAAAATATTATAACAAATGGAAGGAATAA
- a CDS encoding DUF2334 domain-containing protein, translated as MGKLLYFIFSAVILVLLIIFTFEVSNSHEIDPLGNISNNISNNTTKKPIIFIHDVSPKYFNELKDIEKIINKHNYQDRTYLFIIVNHANKYNLKKYPKFVKYLHHLENEGYHIEYHGYNHIGEEFNCNKTVAEEKLNNSFKILNDCEFNTKKIKYFIPPRYKISKDAEEIFLNKNITIIMDYYILKKENNSIKKIIITNKEYTWYLPENLVKPAEILAEIDYKSSQHQFCLSIHPKAVNYGGGLEFLDYFLNITNK; from the coding sequence ATGGGAAAATTACTTTATTTTATTTTTTCAGCAGTTATATTGGTTTTATTAATAATATTTACTTTTGAAGTGAGTAATAGTCATGAAATTGATCCTTTAGGTAATATATCAAATAACATATCAAATAACACTACCAAAAAACCAATAATTTTTATTCATGATGTTAGTCCAAAATATTTCAATGAATTGAAGGATATTGAAAAAATAATAAACAAACACAACTATCAAGATAGAACCTACCTATTTATTATCGTTAATCACGCAAACAAATACAACCTTAAGAAGTATCCTAAATTTGTTAAATACCTACATCACTTAGAAAATGAAGGTTATCATATAGAATATCATGGATACAACCACATAGGCGAAGAATTTAACTGTAATAAAACTGTTGCAGAAGAAAAACTGAATAATTCATTTAAAATATTGAATGACTGTGAGTTTAATACTAAAAAAATAAAATATTTTATTCCCCCAAGGTATAAAATATCAAAAGATGCAGAAGAAATATTTTTGAATAAAAATATTACAATCATTATGGATTACTACATATTAAAAAAAGAAAATAATTCAATTAAAAAAATTATAATAACTAATAAAGAATATACATGGTATCTTCCAGAAAATCTTGTCAAACCAGCTGAAATTTTGGCTGAGATTGATTATAAATCTTCGCAGCATCAATTCTGCCTATCAATTCATCCAAAGGCTGTAAATTATGGGGGAGGGTTGGAATTCTTAGATTACTTCTTAAATATAACTAACAAATAA
- the dph5 gene encoding diphthine synthase, with product MLILAGLGLYDEKDMPLKTLEFAKKVDKIYAEFYTAVLTGTTIEKIEETLGRKIEVLSREKVEYETEKLIEEAKEKDIMFLTAGDPMVATTHVDLAVEAKKRGIDVIIINAPSIYSAVGITGLQLYKFGKTTSIVFPEPNYFPETPYDVIKENLKMGYHTLCLLDIHADKNKFMTANEGLKILLELEKRRKENVITENTKVVVVARAGSLKPKLVYGKIKDLINYDFGKPLHCIIIPGKLHFMEEEALKYLCENV from the coding sequence ATGCTCATTTTGGCAGGGTTGGGATTATATGATGAAAAGGATATGCCATTAAAAACCTTAGAATTTGCTAAAAAAGTGGATAAAATTTATGCAGAATTTTACACTGCAGTTTTGACAGGAACAACCATTGAAAAAATAGAAGAAACCCTTGGAAGAAAAATTGAGGTATTAAGCAGGGAAAAAGTTGAATATGAAACAGAAAAATTGATTGAAGAGGCAAAAGAAAAAGATATCATGTTTCTAACTGCTGGAGACCCAATGGTTGCAACAACCCATGTTGATTTAGCAGTTGAGGCAAAAAAGAGAGGAATTGATGTTATTATTATAAATGCCCCATCTATCTACTCAGCAGTTGGGATAACTGGTTTGCAATTGTATAAATTTGGTAAAACAACATCAATTGTCTTCCCAGAACCAAACTATTTCCCAGAGACGCCTTATGATGTTATAAAGGAAAATTTAAAGATGGGGTATCATACATTGTGCCTCTTAGATATCCATGCAGATAAAAATAAATTCATGACGGCAAATGAGGGATTAAAAATTCTCTTAGAATTGGAAAAAAGAAGAAAGGAAAATGTAATAACTGAGAATACAAAGGTTGTTGTAGTCGCAAGGGCGGGAAGTTTAAAGCCAAAGTTGGTTTATGGTAAAATAAAGGATTTGATTAATTATGACTTTGGAAAGCCATTACATTGCATAATCATCCCTGGAAAATTGCACTTTATGGAAGAAGAGGCATTAAAATATCTGTGTGAGAATGTATAA
- a CDS encoding cation:proton antiporter, producing MSKYMQKTVYTMVHGEIVDEYLLFFIIIATVFIVPNLLRKFNVPAITSIMLAGILIGPHGLNILQVDGTLKIFSSFGAIFLMFLAGLEVDNETLREEFKNSMVVSLFSLLIPGVGGYLVGQYLGLGFAGSLLYSVIFASHSVGIVYALMDELKMVKTKLGTMMLSATILIDLITLILLSIVIKLSETNAITSDIWMFLIYAGLYIGGLLLTIPYLSKIIFKNLEKLHIQRIHFVLFIILISILIGEHLGLHPIVGAFITGVAVSEALTKEEYDELLNKNLNAIGYGFFIPIFFLVLGMETNVGVIFNLNNLELVLITIVSAVLLKLTSGLISLRILGYDKLKSFVGSLLTVPKISASLVAASVGRELGIISDDVFVAIVALSIVTAMITPIGVKSIVVKHLDRFLGDD from the coding sequence ATGTCAAAATACATGCAAAAAACCGTATATACAATGGTACACGGTGAAATTGTGGATGAGTATTTACTGTTCTTTATAATTATTGCCACAGTGTTTATTGTCCCTAATTTATTGAGGAAGTTTAACGTTCCTGCTATAACGTCAATTATGTTGGCGGGTATTTTGATAGGGCCCCATGGTTTAAATATTCTTCAAGTTGATGGAACTTTAAAGATATTTTCTTCATTTGGAGCGATATTTTTGATGTTTTTGGCTGGCTTGGAAGTTGATAATGAAACTTTGAGGGAAGAGTTTAAAAACTCTATGGTAGTCAGTTTATTTTCCCTCCTAATACCCGGTGTTGGTGGATACTTGGTTGGGCAATATTTAGGGCTTGGATTTGCTGGGAGTTTGTTGTATTCAGTTATATTCGCTTCCCATTCCGTTGGAATTGTCTATGCATTAATGGATGAGCTTAAAATGGTTAAAACAAAGTTGGGAACGATGATGTTGAGTGCAACTATATTGATTGATTTGATTACGTTAATATTATTGTCTATTGTCATTAAGTTGAGTGAAACAAATGCAATAACATCAGATATCTGGATGTTTTTAATATATGCTGGGTTATACATTGGGGGGTTGTTATTAACAATCCCATATCTATCAAAAATCATCTTTAAAAACCTTGAAAAACTCCATATCCAAAGGATTCATTTTGTATTGTTTATTATACTAATCTCCATACTAATTGGTGAGCATTTGGGGCTACACCCAATCGTTGGGGCATTTATAACAGGTGTTGCCGTTAGTGAAGCATTGACTAAAGAGGAATACGATGAACTACTAAACAAAAATTTAAATGCCATTGGTTATGGATTTTTTATACCAATATTCTTCTTAGTTTTGGGTATGGAGACAAATGTAGGAGTTATATTTAACTTAAACAATTTAGAACTTGTGCTAATAACTATTGTTAGTGCTGTATTGTTAAAATTAACCTCTGGGTTAATATCATTGAGGATTTTGGGGTATGATAAGTTAAAGAGTTTTGTCGGTTCTCTCTTAACAGTTCCAAAAATCTCCGCTTCATTGGTTGCGGCATCAGTTGGTAGAGAGTTGGGAATTATATCAGATGATGTCTTTGTTGCGATAGTTGCCCTTTCCATTGTAACGGCTATGATAACACCAATAGGGGTTAAGAGCATTGTTGTCAAGCATCTTGATAGGTTTTTGGGGGATGATTAG
- a CDS encoding transposase — MSGRKTKRKGYWKAYDKRFKIFNIKYTYDFVSFIINILLPYKEKRKVGRPLAISYNEYIATLIIKHIFRISLRDLETLSDYLHKKHIDSSTYGKAFQRIKISDLTKIIVGLHLIIANSLKSSVIIYIADSTGVHLLRVYCERIRVVNNEIKKVKYRVFDKMHVLACYYKDYGLISIVMVKWDNGYSSDSKNLLKMIKSLDFVKGAIILLDGGYDDEDLLRELLSIDLIPIVKTKEFKWDYGISKIRKKVKKLFDKKLYKIRGVIEAIFGGLKTKFRLTLNEKLPESRCRATLAVAIVHNILTLMRVISIRE, encoded by the coding sequence ATGAGCGGCAGAAAAACCAAAAGAAAAGGATACTGGAAAGCCTACGATAAGAGGTTTAAGATATTCAATATTAAGTACACTTATGATTTTGTTTCATTTATTATAAATATTTTACTTCCATATAAAGAAAAACGCAAAGTAGGAAGGCCTTTAGCTATAAGTTACAATGAATATATAGCTACTCTAATAATAAAACACATTTTTAGAATTAGTTTAAGAGATTTAGAAACTCTTTCCGATTATTTACATAAAAAGCATATAGATAGCTCCACATACGGAAAAGCTTTTCAGAGGATTAAAATAAGCGATTTAACTAAAATAATCGTTGGATTACACTTAATTATTGCTAATTCGTTAAAATCATCGGTTATAATTTACATAGCTGATTCCACTGGAGTCCATTTATTAAGAGTGTATTGTGAAAGAATCAGAGTTGTGAATAATGAAATAAAAAAGGTAAAGTATCGGGTTTTTGACAAAATGCACGTATTAGCTTGCTATTATAAAGATTATGGATTAATTTCGATTGTTATGGTAAAATGGGATAATGGATATAGTTCAGACAGTAAAAACTTACTAAAAATGATAAAATCTTTAGATTTTGTGAAAGGTGCGATAATATTGTTGGATGGTGGTTACGATGATGAAGATTTACTTAGAGAGTTGTTATCTATAGACCTCATTCCAATAGTTAAAACAAAAGAGTTTAAATGGGATTACGGTATTTCTAAAATCAGAAAGAAAGTTAAAAAATTGTTTGATAAGAAACTGTATAAAATTAGAGGGGTAATAGAAGCGATATTTGGAGGGCTAAAAACTAAATTTAGATTAACTCTAAATGAAAAACTACCTGAAAGTAGATGTAGAGCTACTTTAGCAGTAGCAATCGTTCATAATATTTTAACACTAATGAGAGTTATTAGTATTAGAGAGTAA
- a CDS encoding TfuA-related McrA-glycine thioamidation protein, with protein MKIAIFSKLTLKEDEIKAVIDADVFPPIKRGDLLNPIIDKYEVIGIIDGVFLQNTAVGHREILHRLKEGKVIFGAGSMGALRASELDVHGMIGVGKVYKLYKEGVIVDDDEVAVTFDDNFNQISFSLVSFRFMVKNAVEKGLISKEEGDLLIKIAKSLYYPLRTFKNVLDRTDFSGEKKEKLLEFFKNEEDIKRKDAFEMLYRIRDFIEKK; from the coding sequence ATGAAGATAGCAATATTTTCAAAACTTACATTAAAGGAAGATGAGATTAAGGCAGTTATTGATGCTGATGTTTTCCCACCCATAAAAAGAGGGGACCTACTAAATCCAATCATAGATAAGTATGAGGTTATTGGCATAATTGATGGTGTATTTTTGCAGAACACTGCCGTAGGGCATAGGGAAATTCTGCATAGGTTAAAGGAAGGCAAAGTTATATTTGGGGCTGGGTCAATGGGGGCTTTAAGAGCATCTGAGTTAGATGTCCATGGGATGATTGGAGTAGGGAAAGTTTATAAACTTTACAAAGAAGGGGTTATTGTTGATGATGATGAGGTTGCAGTTACGTTTGATGATAACTTTAACCAAATATCTTTCTCTCTTGTAAGCTTTAGGTTTATGGTGAAAAATGCTGTTGAAAAAGGACTAATCAGCAAAGAAGAAGGAGATTTATTAATAAAAATAGCAAAGTCCCTATACTATCCATTAAGAACATTTAAAAACGTTCTTGATAGGACAGATTTTAGTGGAGAGAAAAAAGAAAAACTATTAGAATTTTTTAAAAATGAGGAAGATATAAAAAGGAAAGATGCCTTTGAGATGCTGTATAGGATAAGAGATTTCATAGAAAAAAAGTAA
- a CDS encoding phospholipase D-like domain-containing protein: MNFNTFLLVMLLVISITLTFMTIIINKKIKILIQKLEDTTEEIIDEDKDIVVLNDEKYFYYVLNLIKSAKKEIDIIMFSMFRCKQTEELLNALIEARKRGVMVRIILNKEVESNKEVKNYLASERISVKYSKTRVHNKLVIVDDTVVVGSHNWTDSGLFENRESSIAIRDKNVLKKEKEYFEALWERL, encoded by the coding sequence ATGAATTTTAATACATTTTTGTTGGTTATGTTGTTAGTAATATCAATAACGCTAACATTCATGACAATAATAATAAATAAAAAAATAAAAATCCTAATACAGAAATTAGAAGATACCACAGAAGAAATTATAGATGAAGATAAGGATATTGTTGTTCTAAATGATGAAAAATATTTTTATTATGTTTTAAACCTCATAAAATCTGCAAAAAAAGAGATTGATATTATAATGTTTTCCATGTTTAGATGCAAACAAACGGAAGAACTACTAAATGCCCTAATTGAAGCGAGAAAAAGGGGAGTTATGGTTAGAATAATTTTAAATAAAGAAGTAGAATCAAACAAAGAAGTAAAAAACTACTTAGCAAGTGAGAGAATCTCTGTGAAATATTCCAAAACACGTGTGCATAATAAGTTGGTTATTGTTGATGATACTGTTGTTGTTGGTAGCCACAATTGGACAGATAGCGGGTTGTTTGAAAATAGAGAATCAAGCATTGCTATTAGGGATAAAAATGTTTTAAAGAAAGAGAAGGAATATTTTGAGGCATTGTGGGAGAGGTTATAG
- a CDS encoding TIGR00153 family protein — protein sequence MSIFFFKRKPEKEVMELIKYHINLSKKAIEILKEFLDDKDKEHLNKITSIEKEGDEIRKKAIFKLYEAFLPSMRRELNYSIEILDEVLDSVNHGAKIYDLMTFELDNNIKEKCKLVLDMSIEMLDCLVNAVNAFEEGGNFSEHIRIIKQREEEIDDIRHEIYRYMVSMEINNFWEGKLMSDFVDMITNISDLIEDVANEFQVIYSS from the coding sequence ATGTCCATATTTTTCTTCAAAAGAAAACCAGAAAAAGAAGTTATGGAGCTTATAAAATACCACATAAACTTATCAAAAAAAGCTATAGAAATACTAAAAGAATTTTTGGATGATAAAGATAAAGAGCATTTAAATAAAATTACGTCTATCGAAAAAGAAGGGGATGAAATAAGAAAAAAAGCAATATTTAAGCTTTATGAGGCATTTCTTCCAAGTATGAGGAGGGAGTTAAATTACTCAATAGAAATTTTGGATGAGGTGTTAGATAGTGTCAATCATGGAGCAAAGATCTATGATTTGATGACTTTTGAGTTAGATAACAACATAAAAGAAAAATGCAAATTGGTTCTTGACATGTCCATTGAGATGCTTGATTGTTTGGTAAATGCAGTTAATGCTTTTGAAGAGGGGGGAAACTTTAGCGAGCATATAAGAATAATAAAGCAGAGAGAAGAGGAAATTGATGACATTCGTCATGAGATCTATAGATATATGGTTAGTATGGAGATCAATAATTTTTGGGAAGGGAAGTTGATGAGTGATTTCGTTGATATGATAACCAATATAAGTGATTTAATTGAAGATGTGGCAAATGAGTTCCAAGTAATATACTCAAGTTAA